Sequence from the Helianthus annuus cultivar XRQ/B chromosome 13, HanXRQr2.0-SUNRISE, whole genome shotgun sequence genome:
CGTAACAAGCAAGAAATGAAAATTGAATTAGGAAAAATGTGTCTGTCCGAAAGTTTTTCGCATAAAGTAGACAGATCATCAAAAACTCATTATGAAGCATCTTGTATTTCTAAGAATTGCCAGTGGAATTTCAGGGCAGGTAGTCGGGAATCTTGTGATGTTTTTTTACGTTAAACATTTTAACAATAAACATACATGTTCTAAGACGCAGACACATCCACACATGCGTCAAGCAAACCCAATGGTGGTAGGTTGCTTATAAAAAAGAACAATTCAAAGATTGTGGCCGCATATACCGTTCCACCGAAATTGTAGAGGATTTTAGACTTAAAGAAAAAGTAAATTTATTATACATGCAAGTATGGCGAGGGAAATGTAATGCATTAGAACTTTTGCAGGGAAGTTCAGCAAGTTCTTTTGCTGAACTTCCTGTCTACTACTGTTATAACTTGGAGAAGGCTAATCCAGGAAGAGTGACACACATACGCACTGATTCTGAAAGTCGTTTTGAAATGGTATTTGTCGCCATAGGTGCGGTGGTAAGTCAAACACTATATTAAATGGTacattaaaatataaataaattttaCCAAAAAAATTTAACAATATCGTATTGCTTTTAGATTCGGAGCTTTCTTATAAACTAAAGACTGCATATTATCATAGATGCGGCCCACTTGAAGGGTAAGTTTAAAGGAACAATGTTTTTGGTTGTTGGCATGGACGGAAACAATTAGATTTTGCCTATTGGTTATGGCATTTGTAAATCTGAAGACGGTGAGTCGTGGACATGGTTCCTTTCAAAGCTGAAAGATTGTATCGGCGAGCATCCAGATTTGGCGATCATTTCTGACCGGGCAACTTCTATACAATTAGCCGTACGTGTTGTGTTTCCAAAAAGCTTTCACGGGTTATGTTGTCATCATTTGATGGTCAACCTTCGTTTACCGTCAAACAAAAAAAAAGGAATACAAGAGTCTTTGGTGGAAGACTTTCAAATCTTATAGGATGTCTGATTTTCAAGAATCATTGGACGCGCTATGTGCCGCTATTCCAAGATTAGGGGACATTCTTATGGAAATTGGGTTTGACAAATGGTCAAGAGCACATTGTCCTGGCAAAAGATATCATTACATGACGTCTAACAGTGCTGAATCTATGAACTCTTTATCAAAACATCCCCAGAAAACGCCAATAACCCAACTTATAGATTTTTTTCGACAGTCTGTCAAAAAATGGTTCTATGGTCGCCGAAACGAGGGAATTCAAGGTAAACACTTGCTTACAGAGTGGACTCATAAAAGAATTCAAGCCAAAGTTGATAATTCTCATTCGTGGATGGTTGCTGGAATTGGTTTGAACAGTTTTAACGTTGAAGACGGTAGAAAGAGAGGTTTAGTTGACTTCTCTAATGGAACATGCAGTTGTCGGGTTTTGCAAGTTTCTGGGTTACCTTGCGGGCACGTTATTGCAGTATCTAGATTTTTAGGTGAACCCGATTGTGGTCATTATGCGATGTCATGTTACAGTAACGAAGTTTATAAATCCACGTATGAAGAACAGATAAATTCAATCCCTCATAAATCAGACTGTGAAGTACCCGATGGCTTGGTCGATATGCAACCACCGCATATTACAAAACGACAAGCTGGCCGTCCTAAGAAAATAAACGAATCCTATCGCAAGGAGAGGAACCCACTCCCACATACTGCGGTAAGTGCAGAACGTATGGGCATTCTCATGCTAGTTGTTTAGAACCACCCAAAACAAAGAGTTCTCCCCGCCGCGTCTGTAAGACACAACCAACACCCGTCCAAGTTAAAGCAGAAGAATTTCAGGATTACGTAATTCAAAATACCTTCCCCTCGTACAATTTGGATGATGATTAAAGAAGTTTTAGTAATTAAGCCAAATGTATACCCCAATCTACTTTATTAAAATTAAGCATATTAATGTAAACTACTCTAAGCATTATTTATTAAGTAAATCATTAAGTGGTGTGAAACATGCAGCATAGAGTTGATCTGCCATAAATCTTCTGTATCTCATACAGGCATCTTGCATGTTTCCTTCCCGCCGGTTTGGAAGTGTACTATTTTGCACAAGATTTTGCAGTAACATACACACTATCACAACCGAATTTTGACCAACCCGTTGATCGGATGTAGGCCAGACAACATCCCTAGTGTACTCCAACACATCAACTTCGCTTAGTCTAGCATTTTCCCAATATTGTATATGACCAAGAAACCATAAGAACACACTCTCGAATTCTACAAGACTTTGGTGTATCTTTCTGTGAACGTAGAATTGTTCCCCGCAATTAAGTGAATCACAATTATTAGTAAAATATACAGTAATATTTAGTGAGTGCATATCTATCTTTAAGATGATCCAGACTTCTTTGTCTTGCGATACTGGTATGTAACCCTGAAAAGGACATGAGGTGTAAACAATTTCGTTCACAATCTATCATGGCCATTCTTACACTATAAAGCTGTTTTTCACCGTATCCACTTTCTAAAAGGCAGGGTATGGTCCTACATCGCCAGTGGCATATCCGTAAGCATCCTGATCCTGTTCCGCCGGAAGGTTTAAAAAATTTGGGGGGAGAATGGTCCAACGAAGAGTATTTGATGAAGATGTCCCTCGATGATTTTCAGTTTCTCTATCTTGTATCAGCTTGTTACACCATGCACGGACATGctataaatttttaaaaatgatCAGATTTAGAAATTatacataataaatataataaattatttaaaataatcaaATTACCGTTTCTTCATAAAACCATTTCTAAAATAGCCTAGAACTCCACCCCACCACTCTCTGTCTAACAGCGTTTGTCCCATATAATTTGAATAGTAAAATTAGTTATCACCTTCATAGTAGAACTCAAAGAACATTTTGTGACCAATAAAAAGATTGGTCATTCCTAGTAAGCCAAACAGTGTTCTGTACTGAATCAATGTACTGAATCTAGAATGCTTGATTGACGCCTTTCTTTTGACGACACTATTATGGTATGAAGAAGTGCCCACCAATGGTCCATATTTATAGACCTCTAATAACATCCACTTACCTCCTCCATATTTAAATAAATCTGTAATCAATAATTATTAGaaaataaatttataattttgttataatgaattcatttcataaagtaacaattataattaatttttaataaaaatttacCATTTAACCACCTACTTCTTACCTATATAAATACCCCCATTAATTTCATTCATACCATCTTTTTAACCATCTTACAATCTTTAATATAACTAAAGAAAATGTCAATCATGTCGTGGTCAGAAACCGAAGACATTGCTATTGTAATGTCGTATGTCGAAATGCGACATTCCTGCATGCATAGTAGCATGGACGACACATTCTGGAACAGTGTGTTCAACAAATAATTTGTATTTCTGGCTTTGTGTGACACGTCCTAATGTTGTTTAATGTGGAATTTGTATCTTACTTTCGTGATCCATTTACATTTTGTTCTTTACCTAATAATTCgtttataatttaataaatactataaaaataacaaaatcaCTTATATATTAAACAAAGTTAACATCAACTTATTACAAAATTTAATTTAGACATAATATATAGTAATCGGCTTAAACGAAttaaaaaacatataattattAACCAACCCTAACATGGGTCACTTTCGTTGGCCTCACCACAAGCCATGTAGTTTGACTGACTACCACCAACTCGCAAACAGGAAAACTGGAGTTCTTCCATGGGGCAGTCATATGCAAAGTTTGCTTCATCATCGGTGACACCCTCCCAATCAACATAATCATTCGGAGGCGCTGGGTTAAATAAGTTAGGATTTAAACAGGGTGAGCATGGAGGTCTAATAACCGGTGTTTGGTAAGCAGCCGACGCCCCATGGTAGGCTGCTGGCTGGGTTAAGTACGATTCGGGGGTTTTTGGCGGGGTCCGTTCGAATTACGATGAGAACGTGGTCTATCACTTGATGGTCCAAATTCACCACCACCCATATCTTCTAATTATTTGTGTAGTGGTATACTAGTTTGTTAATGTTAAATACATAGATGGAGACATGGATAGAAATGTCAGAGTTATAACTAATACAAAAAGGCACatctgtaacaactgtcactaaaatcaataattaggacgataattagtcaataagaaatccctaattgagacacccaagtaattctgcattagcccttaaattttcagaacaatcggaatcaggatcagggcccctaaaactcaaggggggcaaaccctagttgaataattatctaaattTAAACGTTGCTATGTTCTTATTGGCCAATTTATTGAATCAccaaagctagtcccgagcctaggcagcctatgaattagactgcttagcttacggaccgcaagggaaagggcttacggtccgtaagcaggtcccaaaaattactataaatagcagacattgggacatGAACagagaagttgaaacgacgcacaaatcttctgtgtacgtcgagataaggctgttatatcacaattaaacacacacgatcacgaggtgctgctgCAATcaaggtaataactcgatcgctattacgattcaacgtccgatcgattataactatccaacgattgtctgagtgctgctcaaattgagctgatactttgattattcattgtgatttcgacttgaatgtttgagtgctgttcgaattcggactatgccctgtcattcgttgtgaatccattgaattattaagtattgcacttattaattgttgtgagggtttaatctcgtgaattgacgtaacggctgaattagttactaacccgtttgtgtgtacattgttaattaaattaggaTAATCACAGGCAAATTagtaaggcttaaactctgctcgtaaaatctgcaaagtga
This genomic interval carries:
- the LOC110900546 gene encoding uncharacterized protein LOC110900546 encodes the protein MSDFQESLDALCAAIPRLGDILMEIGFDKWSRAHCPGKRYHYMTSNSAESMNSLSKHPQKTPITQLIDFFRQSVKKWFYGRRNEGIQGKHLLTEWTHKRIQAKVDNSHSWMVAGIGLNSFNVEDGRKRGLVDFSNGTCSCRVLQVSGLPCGHVIAVSRFLGEPDCGHYAMSCYSNEVYKSTYEEQINSIPHKSDCEVPDGLVDMQPPHITKRQAGRPKKINESYRKERNPLPHTAVSAERMGILMLVV